Proteins encoded in a region of the Ziziphus jujuba cultivar Dongzao chromosome 3, ASM3175591v1 genome:
- the LOC132803132 gene encoding secreted RxLR effector protein 161-like, with product MITVPYSSAIGSVMYLMISTRPDLAYAVSMLSRFMSNPGRSHWDVVKWLLRYLKLTANKGLVFKSSKDGIELLGYTDADYAGDRDKRKSISAYAFTVCGNCVSWKSHLQAIVALSTTKAEYMAITDVAKEAIWIKGLLSELNMLHKAVILYSDSQSAIHLSKNPVFHERSKHIQIKYHFIRDMVERKEVKLEKANVDLKEDCKEGSQSFCYNYTLED from the exons ATGATCACTGTACCATATTCAAGTGCAATAGGTTCAGTTATGTATCTTATGATCAGTACAAGGCCAGATTTGGCTTATGCAGTAAGTATGCTCAGCAGGTTTATGTCAAATCCAGGAAGGAGTCATTGGGATGTAGTAAAGTGGCTCTTAAGGTATTTAAAACTCACTGCAAATAAAGGATTGGTGTTTAAAAGCAGCAAAGATGGAATAGAATTGCTTGGCTACACAGATGCAGATTATGCTGGAGATCGAGATAAGAGAAAGTCAATCTCAGCATATGCATTCACTGTTTGTGGGAATTGTGTAAGTTGGAAGTCACATTTGCAAGCCATAGTAGCTTTGTCTACTACAAAAGCAGAATATATGGCCATCACAGATGTTGCAAAGGAAGCAATATGGATTAAAGGTTTACTGTCAGAACTTAATATGTTGCACAAGGCTGTCATACTCTATTCAGATAGTCAAAGTGCAATACATCTTTCTAAGAATCCTGTATTTCATGAGAGATCCAAACATATTCagattaaatatcatttcatacgGGATATGGTGGAAAGGAAGGAAGTCAAGTTAGAAAAG GCCAATGTTGATTTAAAGGAAGATTGCAAGGAGGGTTCACAGAGTTTCTGCTATAATTACACTcttgaggattag